The proteins below come from a single Piscinibacter gummiphilus genomic window:
- a CDS encoding patatin-like phospholipase family protein translates to MERSHHESVEAAPPLPAFTDMAPPDRYCDLILTGGITSAIAYPPAICTLASVYRLRSLGGASSGAGSAALAAAAEYRRRHGSAQGFQTLLERTAEVADCTDGRTNLEWLFQPAEGKQRLFNTLVRGLAKPGNRLVGEFFASYFLWPLVLAVLLLVGIALIVAVQQTTYRFAIGVGSTLFVIVLGVWWGIDALWGDVRRVLDDGYGLCTGKDPSPGAPRPPLTVWLHNLIQEVAGRPFDKAPLTFADLEAAPGAPSDTLGTRAAGDELAIRLQMFTANLTLGRPCLFPRSDDPDEVESSVLYFLPGEMRRLFPDAVVDHMVEASQPYTGDAQPYPRSRLAAYDAGGEPFRRLPGRQLPIVVAARMSVSFPVLFNAVPLWVVEHKHRPDGSVDARIRRCLFADGGFCSNFPIHLFDSAVPDWPTFGISLRDLIEDTEKGKTERDQMFDSIQLPKRHNQPIEEVWQDFDDRPGGRLGGFVGAMLATVKDWNDATLARLPGVRDRVVRVGLSPGIGGLNILMDGRQIRLLADVGREAAIRLLKRFVLEAGPDGLAPAWHEHRWVRFNILRDCLVENLAGFGASARASKFAKPLSEHIEAATQAAPLHGDESSQLLASQAAALQGVLAALQDAERALSASVAQQPYTPRPRPNLRIRPPL, encoded by the coding sequence ATGGAACGGTCACACCACGAGAGCGTCGAGGCAGCCCCTCCGCTGCCCGCCTTCACGGACATGGCGCCGCCAGACCGCTACTGCGATCTGATCCTCACCGGCGGCATCACCAGCGCCATCGCCTACCCGCCTGCCATCTGCACGCTGGCGAGCGTCTACCGCCTGCGCAGCTTGGGCGGAGCCTCGTCGGGTGCTGGCTCCGCGGCGCTAGCGGCAGCGGCTGAGTACCGGCGCCGGCACGGCTCGGCGCAAGGCTTCCAGACTTTGCTCGAGCGCACCGCTGAAGTTGCCGATTGCACCGACGGCCGGACGAACCTGGAGTGGCTGTTCCAGCCCGCCGAAGGCAAGCAGCGCCTCTTCAACACGCTGGTGCGCGGGCTCGCCAAGCCCGGCAACAGGCTCGTCGGGGAATTCTTTGCCAGCTACTTCCTCTGGCCGCTGGTGCTGGCGGTGCTGCTGCTGGTGGGCATCGCGCTCATCGTGGCCGTGCAGCAGACGACCTATCGCTTCGCGATCGGCGTGGGAAGCACGCTCTTCGTGATCGTGCTGGGCGTGTGGTGGGGCATCGATGCGCTGTGGGGCGACGTGCGGCGAGTGCTCGACGACGGCTATGGCCTGTGCACCGGGAAAGACCCGTCACCCGGTGCACCGCGCCCGCCGCTCACGGTCTGGCTGCACAACCTCATCCAGGAGGTGGCCGGACGCCCGTTCGACAAGGCCCCGCTGACCTTCGCCGACCTCGAGGCCGCCCCGGGTGCGCCGTCCGACACGCTCGGCACGCGGGCCGCCGGCGACGAGCTTGCGATCCGGCTGCAGATGTTCACTGCCAACCTCACGCTTGGGCGGCCCTGTCTCTTCCCGCGCTCCGACGACCCCGATGAGGTGGAAAGCTCGGTGCTGTACTTCCTGCCGGGCGAAATGCGTCGTCTCTTCCCCGATGCGGTCGTCGACCACATGGTCGAGGCCTCGCAGCCCTACACCGGCGATGCGCAGCCCTACCCCAGGAGCCGGTTGGCCGCCTATGACGCGGGTGGCGAGCCCTTCCGGCGCCTGCCCGGCCGGCAGCTTCCGATCGTGGTGGCCGCGCGCATGAGCGTGAGTTTTCCGGTGCTCTTCAACGCGGTGCCGCTGTGGGTCGTCGAACATAAGCATCGGCCCGACGGGAGCGTCGACGCACGCATTCGCCGCTGCCTCTTCGCCGATGGCGGCTTCTGCTCCAACTTCCCCATCCACCTCTTCGACAGCGCGGTGCCCGATTGGCCCACCTTCGGCATCTCGCTGCGCGACCTGATCGAAGACACCGAAAAAGGCAAGACCGAGCGCGACCAGATGTTCGACTCGATCCAGCTGCCCAAGCGCCACAACCAACCGATCGAAGAGGTCTGGCAGGACTTCGACGACCGGCCGGGCGGCCGCCTGGGCGGCTTCGTCGGTGCCATGCTGGCCACGGTCAAGGACTGGAACGACGCCACGCTCGCCCGTCTGCCCGGCGTGCGCGACCGGGTGGTGCGTGTCGGGCTCTCGCCGGGCATCGGTGGCCTGAACATCCTCATGGACGGCCGGCAGATCCGGCTGCTGGCCGACGTGGGCCGCGAGGCCGCGATCCGGTTGCTCAAGCGCTTCGTGCTCGAAGCCGGGCCCGACGGCCTTGCGCCTGCGTGGCACGAGCACCGCTGGGTGCGTTTCAACATCCTTCGCGACTGTCTCGTCGAGAACCTGGCGGGCTTCGGTGCATCGGCCCGGGCCTCCAAGTTCGCCAAGCCCCTAAGCGAACACATCGAGGCGGCCACCCAGGCGGCACCGCTGCACGGGGATGAATCGTCGCAGCTGCTCGCCTCGCAGGCCGCGGCGCTGCAGGGCGTGCTGGCCGCGCTGCAGGACGCCGAACGGGCGCTGTCGGCCAGCGTCGCCCAGCAGCCCTACACACCTCGCCCGCGACCCAACCTGCGCATCCGCCCGCCGCTCTGA